The Hyphococcus flavus genome contains a region encoding:
- the rplB gene encoding 50S ribosomal protein L2 produces MALKKFKPTTPGRRQLVLVDKSELWKGKPVKALTEGLTESAGRNNTGRITVRRRGGGAKKTYRCIDFKRRKFDIEAKVERLEYDPNRTGFIALVKYLDGEQAYILAPQRLKAGDKVISGTKVDVKPGNAMPLKSIPVGTIIHNVEMKPGKGGQLARSAGAYAQLVGRDSGMAQVRMQSGEVRLVHGECMATVGAVSNPDHMNQSIGKAGRNRHKGKRPSVRGVVMNPVDHPHGGGEGRTSGGRHPVTPWGKPTKGAKTRKNKATDKFILRSRHARKKK; encoded by the coding sequence ATGGCTTTGAAAAAATTCAAACCGACAACGCCGGGACGCCGCCAGCTGGTGCTGGTGGACAAGAGCGAACTTTGGAAGGGCAAGCCGGTCAAGGCTTTGACTGAAGGCCTGACCGAGAGCGCAGGGCGTAACAATACGGGTCGCATTACCGTCCGCCGTCGCGGCGGCGGCGCGAAAAAGACCTATCGCTGTATCGATTTCAAACGCCGCAAGTTTGATATCGAGGCGAAGGTTGAACGTCTCGAATATGATCCGAACCGCACAGGCTTCATCGCTTTAGTGAAGTATCTGGACGGCGAGCAGGCATACATTCTTGCGCCACAGCGCCTGAAAGCCGGTGACAAAGTCATCTCCGGAACGAAAGTCGATGTGAAGCCAGGCAATGCGATGCCGCTGAAGTCGATCCCGGTCGGTACGATCATTCACAATGTTGAAATGAAGCCGGGCAAAGGCGGTCAGCTCGCACGTTCGGCTGGCGCTTATGCGCAGCTCGTTGGCCGTGACAGCGGCATGGCGCAGGTTCGCATGCAGTCTGGCGAGGTTCGCCTTGTCCATGGCGAGTGCATGGCGACGGTTGGCGCGGTGTCGAACCCGGATCATATGAACCAGTCAATTGGGAAGGCCGGACGCAACCGTCACAAGGGAAAGCGTCCTTCCGTACGCGGTGTTGTCATGAACCCGGTTGATCACCCCCATGGCGGCGGCGAAGGCCGGACCTCTGGCGGCCGTCACCCGGTGACCCCGTGGGGCAAGCCGACCAAAGGCGCCAAGACACGCAAGAATAAAGCAACAGATAAATTCATCCTGCGCTCGCGGCACGCGCGGAAGAAGAAATAA
- the rpsS gene encoding 30S ribosomal protein S19 — MSRSVWKGPFVDRYMLKKAEEAQDGKHKGGVKTWSRRSTILPQFVGMTFNVYNGQKFIPVHVTEDMVGHKFGEFSPTRTYYGHGADKKAKRK, encoded by the coding sequence ATGTCACGTTCAGTCTGGAAAGGTCCGTTCGTCGATCGCTACATGCTTAAAAAGGCAGAAGAAGCGCAGGACGGAAAACATAAAGGCGGGGTCAAGACCTGGTCGCGCCGTTCAACGATCCTGCCGCAATTCGTCGGCATGACGTTCAATGTCTACAACGGACAGAAGTTCATTCCTGTCCATGTCACCGAAGACATGGTCGGTCACAAGTTCGGCGAATTTTCTCCGACGCGCACATACTACGGTCACGGCGCGGATAAAAAGGCGAAGAGGAAGTAA
- the rplV gene encoding 50S ribosomal protein L22: MGQKKNPRRVSETAAMAKGRMIRTSPQKLNLVAQMIRGKKVEKALADLTFSRKRVALNVKKVLESAIANAENNHDLDIDTLVVDQAFVGKNLVMKRWKARARGRVGRIHKPFSEITIVVKEVEEAA, from the coding sequence ATGGGGCAGAAGAAAAATCCCCGGCGCGTAAGCGAAACTGCTGCGATGGCGAAAGGTCGTATGATCCGTACGTCGCCGCAGAAGCTTAACCTTGTGGCGCAAATGATCCGCGGCAAGAAAGTGGAAAAGGCGCTCGCCGACCTTACTTTCTCGCGCAAGCGTGTGGCGCTCAACGTCAAGAAGGTGCTTGAGAGCGCCATCGCGAACGCAGAAAACAATCATGACCTCGACATCGATACGCTTGTTGTTGATCAGGCGTTCGTTGGCAAAAACCTCGTGATGAAGCGCTGGAAAGCGCGCGCACGCGGCCGGGTCGGCAGAATTCATAAACCGTTTTCCGAAATCACCATTGTCGTGAAAGAAGTTGAGGAGGCCGCTTAA
- the rpsC gene encoding 30S ribosomal protein S3, whose product MGQKVNPIGLRLGINRTWDSRWFAGKSAYGDLLHEDLAIRKYLEKRLQQAGVSRIVIERPHKKCRVTIYTARPGVVIGKKGADIEKLRGELSKLSSSETVLNIVEIRKPEVDSTLVAENIAQQLERRVAFRRAMKRAMQTAQRMGALGIRVNVSGRLGGAEIARMEWYREGRVPLHTLRADIDYGVATAQTTYGAIGIKVWIFKGEIMEHDPMGQEKRLIDAQTGGVSGGGRDNRPAR is encoded by the coding sequence ATGGGCCAGAAAGTCAATCCTATCGGCTTGCGCCTCGGTATTAACCGGACGTGGGATTCGCGCTGGTTCGCCGGCAAATCCGCCTATGGCGATTTGCTGCATGAAGACCTCGCGATCCGGAAATATCTAGAGAAGCGCCTGCAACAGGCCGGCGTTTCGCGCATCGTGATCGAGCGTCCGCACAAGAAATGCCGGGTGACGATTTACACAGCGCGCCCGGGCGTCGTCATCGGCAAGAAAGGCGCCGATATCGAAAAGCTGCGCGGCGAGCTGTCGAAACTGTCTTCTTCAGAAACGGTTTTGAACATCGTCGAAATCCGCAAGCCGGAAGTGGATTCGACCCTTGTTGCGGAAAACATCGCGCAGCAGCTTGAGCGCCGCGTCGCATTCCGCCGCGCTATGAAGCGCGCGATGCAAACGGCGCAAAGAATGGGCGCCCTTGGCATTCGCGTGAATGTGTCCGGCCGTCTTGGCGGCGCTGAAATCGCACGGATGGAATGGTACCGCGAAGGCCGCGTGCCGCTTCACACGCTTCGCGCTGACATCGATTACGGCGTTGCTACCGCGCAAACGACTTACGGCGCGATTGGCATCAAGGTCTGGATCTTCAAAGGCGAGATCATGGAACACGACCCGATGGGTCAGGAAAAGCGATTGATTGATGCTCAAACTGGCGGCGTGTCAGGCGGCGGGCGCGATAATCGTCCTGCCCGCTAG
- the rplP gene encoding 50S ribosomal protein L16, whose amino-acid sequence MLQPKKTKYRKMHKGRIKGVAKGGTELNFGSHGLKAVQPERITSRQIEATRRAITRAMKRQGRVWIRIFPDVPVSKKPTEVRMGKGKGSVEYWAAKVKPGRVMFEIDGVTDETAREALALGAAKLPIKTRIVTRIGE is encoded by the coding sequence ATGCTGCAACCGAAGAAGACAAAATACCGCAAGATGCACAAAGGGCGCATCAAGGGCGTCGCAAAAGGCGGCACGGAGTTGAACTTTGGCTCACACGGTCTGAAAGCCGTGCAGCCGGAGCGCATCACCTCGCGTCAGATCGAGGCGACACGCCGTGCGATCACCCGCGCCATGAAGCGTCAGGGCCGCGTCTGGATCCGTATTTTTCCGGATGTGCCGGTCTCCAAGAAACCGACGGAAGTGCGCATGGGTAAGGGCAAGGGCTCCGTCGAATATTGGGCGGCGAAGGTAAAGCCAGGCCGGGTCATGTTCGAAATTGACGGCGTCACTGATGAAACCGCGCGTGAAGCATTGGCGCTGGGCGCTGCAAAGCTGCCGATCAAAACGCGCATCGTAACGCGTATTGGCGAATAA
- the rpmC gene encoding 50S ribosomal protein L29 translates to MEASEARDLTPDELKDRILQLKREQFNLRFQKASGQLEKTARIGEVRKDIARLKTILGEKVRAN, encoded by the coding sequence ATGGAAGCCAGCGAAGCACGCGATTTGACCCCCGATGAGTTGAAGGACCGTATTCTTCAGCTCAAGCGCGAGCAGTTTAACCTGCGCTTTCAAAAGGCGTCGGGTCAGCTCGAAAAGACCGCACGCATCGGCGAAGTCCGTAAGGACATCGCCCGTTTGAAAACCATTCTCGGTGAAAAAGTCCGAGCGAACTAG
- the rpsQ gene encoding 30S ribosomal protein S17 produces MPKRILQGTVVSDKGNQTVVVNVERFFTHPLFKKTVRRSNKFHAHDAENAYKAGDLVRIQECAPKSKLKRWEVIGHGSKG; encoded by the coding sequence ATGCCCAAACGCATACTGCAAGGCACTGTTGTGAGCGACAAAGGCAACCAAACGGTTGTCGTGAATGTTGAGCGGTTTTTTACGCATCCGCTTTTCAAAAAGACAGTTCGCCGCTCGAACAAGTTTCACGCGCATGACGCGGAGAATGCTTACAAGGCGGGCGATCTCGTCCGAATTCAGGAATGTGCGCCGAAGTCAAAGCTGAAGCGCTGGGAAGTTATCGGGCACGGCTCGAAAGGTTAA
- the rplN gene encoding 50S ribosomal protein L14 produces the protein MIQMQSNLDVADNSGAKRVQCIKVLGGAKRKYAGVGDIIVVSVKEAIPRGRVKKGQVMKAVVVRTAKDIIRRDGSVIRFDRNAAVLINSNKEPIGTRIFGPVTRELRAAKHMKIVSLAPEVL, from the coding sequence ATGATTCAGATGCAATCAAATTTGGACGTAGCCGATAATTCCGGCGCCAAGCGCGTTCAGTGCATCAAGGTGCTTGGCGGCGCAAAGCGCAAATACGCCGGCGTGGGCGATATTATCGTCGTGTCCGTAAAGGAAGCGATCCCGCGCGGCCGCGTTAAAAAAGGCCAGGTCATGAAGGCCGTTGTCGTTCGGACGGCGAAAGACATCATACGCCGCGATGGATCGGTAATCCGTTTCGACCGCAACGCCGCTGTCCTGATCAACAGCAATAAAGAGCCGATCGGCACGCGTATCTTTGGCCCGGTGACGCGCGAACTTCGCGCCGCCAAGCATATGAAGATCGTGTCGCTCGCACCGGAGGTTTTGTAG
- the rplX gene encoding 50S ribosomal protein L24 translates to MAAKIKKGDKVIVLAGRDRGAEGEVIQVMPKADRVVVRGVNLIKKHQKQTQTEQGGIISKEAPLHISNVALKDPSTGKPTRVGFKVDGDKKVRVAKASGEVIDG, encoded by the coding sequence ATGGCTGCGAAGATTAAAAAAGGCGACAAGGTGATTGTCCTTGCAGGCCGCGATCGCGGCGCCGAGGGCGAAGTGATCCAGGTGATGCCGAAGGCGGACCGTGTGGTCGTGCGCGGCGTCAACCTGATCAAGAAGCACCAGAAGCAAACGCAGACGGAGCAGGGCGGCATCATTTCGAAAGAAGCGCCGCTCCATATCTCCAATGTTGCGCTCAAAGATCCTTCAACAGGCAAGCCGACACGCGTCGGGTTCAAGGTTGACGGTGATAAGAAAGTACGCGTCGCGAAAGCGTCGGGTGAGGTAATCGATGGCTGA
- the rplE gene encoding 50S ribosomal protein L5: protein MAEASTYQPRLKTLYNDAIRGKLDDKFKFPNKMMTPQLEKIVINMGVGDAVNDRKAVDAAVQDLTLISGQKPVITKAKKSIAGFKLREGMAVGCKVTLRKDRMYEFLDRLITIALPRVRDFRGLNAKSFDGRGNYAMGLKEHIVFPEIDYDKVDKIRGMDIIICTSARTDDEARELLREFNFPFRK from the coding sequence ATGGCTGAAGCAAGCACATATCAACCGCGTCTGAAGACGCTTTATAACGACGCCATTCGGGGCAAGCTGGACGACAAGTTCAAGTTCCCGAACAAGATGATGACGCCTCAGCTAGAGAAGATCGTCATCAACATGGGCGTTGGCGATGCCGTGAATGATCGTAAAGCCGTTGATGCGGCGGTACAGGATCTGACCCTGATTTCAGGCCAAAAGCCGGTCATCACCAAGGCGAAGAAATCCATCGCCGGCTTCAAGCTGCGTGAAGGCATGGCGGTTGGCTGCAAGGTGACCTTGCGCAAGGATCGCATGTACGAGTTTCTCGATCGCCTGATTACGATCGCGCTGCCGCGCGTGCGTGACTTCCGCGGTCTGAACGCCAAGAGTTTTGACGGCCGCGGCAACTACGCCATGGGCCTTAAAGAACACATCGTGTTTCCGGAAATCGACTACGACAAGGTCGACAAAATCCGGGGCATGGACATTATTATCTGCACCTCCGCTCGCACCGACGATGAGGCGCGTGAACTGCTTCGGGAATTCAATTTCCCGTTCCGTAAATAA
- the rpsN gene encoding 30S ribosomal protein S14: MAKKAMVERDLKRRRMAKKFESKRNRLKAIIKDQEQPGEERFMAALKLAEIPRNSSKTRIRNRCLVTGRPRGFYRKLKMSRIALRDLGSSGKIPGLVKSSW; the protein is encoded by the coding sequence ATGGCTAAGAAAGCAATGGTCGAGCGCGATCTCAAACGCCGCCGGATGGCGAAAAAGTTTGAGTCCAAACGCAACCGGCTGAAAGCGATCATTAAGGATCAGGAACAGCCTGGTGAAGAGCGTTTCATGGCGGCGTTGAAGCTTGCGGAAATTCCGCGCAATTCGTCGAAAACGCGCATTCGCAACCGCTGTCTCGTGACAGGCCGTCCGCGTGGGTTCTATCGCAAATTGAAGATGTCGCGGATCGCTTTGCGCGATCTTGGTTCGTCCGGAAAAATTCCGGGCCTGGTTAAGTCGAGCTGGTAA
- the rpsH gene encoding 30S ribosomal protein S8, with translation MAINDPVGDLITRIRNAQMRRHSTMNVPASKLRGWVLDVLQSEGYIRGYSRTEKEGEKPSFDVELKYYEGAPVIQKIKRVSKPGRRVYSSVRDLSTVRNGLGISIVSTPKGVMSDAAARDANVGGEVLCEVY, from the coding sequence ATGGCTATCAATGATCCTGTCGGCGATCTGATCACCCGTATCCGCAATGCGCAGATGCGCCGTCATTCAACGATGAACGTACCGGCGTCAAAGCTGCGCGGTTGGGTTCTCGATGTTCTGCAGAGCGAGGGCTACATTCGCGGCTACTCGCGTACGGAAAAAGAAGGCGAAAAGCCTAGCTTTGACGTAGAGCTTAAATATTACGAAGGCGCGCCGGTCATTCAAAAGATCAAGCGCGTGTCCAAGCCGGGCCGCCGGGTTTATTCTTCGGTGCGCGACCTTTCTACGGTTCGCAACGGCCTTGGCATTTCAATCGTATCGACGCCGAAAGGCGTCATGTCAGACGCGGCAGCGCGCGACGCCAATGTCGGCGGCGAAGTGCTCTGCGAAGTTTACTAA
- the rplF gene encoding 50S ribosomal protein L6, with protein MSRIGKKVIPVPGGVTVNVDGQTVNARGPKGELKFVVNELCTVALEDNEISVKPVNNSKPARSMWGMSRTRIANMLEGVTNEYTKTLELVGVGYRAQMKGAALNLALGYSHEIDYPAPDGVKIATPKPTEIVISGIDKQKVGQAAAEIRAMRPPEPYKGKGIKYADEYIFRKEGKKK; from the coding sequence ATGTCCCGCATTGGTAAAAAGGTAATCCCGGTTCCCGGCGGCGTTACTGTCAACGTCGATGGGCAAACGGTGAACGCCAGGGGTCCGAAGGGCGAATTAAAGTTCGTCGTCAATGAGCTTTGCACGGTCGCGCTCGAGGATAACGAGATTTCCGTCAAGCCGGTCAATAATTCAAAGCCGGCGCGTTCGATGTGGGGCATGAGCCGCACGCGGATCGCCAATATGCTTGAAGGCGTGACGAACGAATACACCAAGACCCTTGAACTGGTCGGTGTTGGTTATCGCGCGCAAATGAAGGGCGCCGCCCTCAATCTCGCGCTTGGGTATAGTCATGAAATCGACTATCCGGCGCCAGACGGTGTCAAAATCGCTACCCCGAAACCTACGGAAATCGTGATTTCGGGCATCGACAAGCAAAAGGTTGGTCAGGCTGCGGCTGAAATCCGCGCCATGCGTCCGCCTGAACCGTATAAGGGCAAAGGCATTAAATACGCTGACGAATACATCTTCCGTAAGGAAGGTAAGAAGAAGTAA
- the rplR gene encoding 50S ribosomal protein L18: MADQKRKQQNSRATRTRAKLQRVSTERPRLSVFRSSKNISAQIIDDKQGKTLASATSLEKEFGKGSDKDAAAKVGKTLAERAAKAGVKSVVFDRGGYMYHGRVRALAEAAREAGLNF, encoded by the coding sequence ATGGCCGATCAGAAAAGAAAACAGCAAAATTCGCGGGCGACGCGGACCAGAGCCAAGCTTCAGCGCGTCTCAACCGAGCGTCCGCGTCTTTCAGTGTTTCGTTCATCGAAAAACATCTCAGCGCAGATCATCGATGACAAGCAAGGCAAGACGCTCGCTTCCGCTACGTCTCTCGAAAAGGAATTTGGCAAGGGTTCCGATAAGGACGCCGCAGCAAAAGTCGGCAAGACACTTGCGGAACGCGCAGCTAAAGCCGGCGTCAAAAGCGTCGTCTTCGATCGAGGCGGCTATATGTATCACGGCCGGGTAAGAGCGCTGGCGGAAGCCGCGCGTGAAGCCGGTTTGAATTTTTAA
- the rpsE gene encoding 30S ribosomal protein S5, giving the protein MAREEGRGRGRGQGKGRGEREERDEFVDKLVAINRVAKVVKGGKNFGFAALVVVGDQKGRVGFGKGKAREVPEAIRKASQEAKRNLVRIPLREGRTLHHDAHGRWGAGKVVLRSAPAGTGIIAGGPMRAIFETLGVQDVVAKSIGSSNPYNMVRATVNALQNQTSPRNMAAKRGKKVSEILTTRNRDAEAGADAA; this is encoded by the coding sequence ATGGCTCGAGAAGAAGGACGCGGCCGGGGACGCGGTCAAGGCAAAGGCCGGGGTGAACGCGAAGAGCGCGACGAATTCGTCGATAAGCTTGTCGCGATCAACCGTGTGGCGAAAGTGGTCAAGGGCGGTAAAAACTTCGGTTTCGCTGCGCTTGTCGTTGTCGGCGACCAGAAAGGCCGTGTCGGTTTCGGCAAGGGCAAGGCGCGCGAAGTGCCCGAAGCGATCCGGAAAGCCAGCCAGGAAGCGAAACGCAACCTTGTTCGCATTCCCTTGCGCGAAGGCCGCACGCTTCATCATGACGCCCATGGCCGCTGGGGTGCAGGCAAGGTCGTTCTTCGCTCTGCGCCTGCTGGTACCGGTATTATCGCCGGCGGTCCGATGCGCGCTATTTTTGAAACGCTCGGCGTTCAGGATGTGGTTGCGAAGTCGATCGGCTCGTCAAATCCGTACAACATGGTTCGCGCGACAGTGAACGCGCTGCAAAACCAGACCAGTCCGCGAAACATGGCGGCGAAACGCGGCAAGAAAGTATCCGAAATCCTGACAACCAGGAATCGCGATGCTGAAGCCGGCGCAGACGCGGCGTAA
- the rpmD gene encoding 50S ribosomal protein L30 produces MAQKKTIKVRQTGSPIRRPGDQRATLVGLGLNKIGRERELEDTPSVRGMIRKVSHMVEIVEE; encoded by the coding sequence ATGGCTCAGAAAAAAACCATCAAAGTTCGCCAGACTGGCAGCCCGATCCGGCGGCCGGGAGACCAGCGTGCAACGCTGGTTGGTCTGGGGCTGAACAAAATCGGCCGCGAGCGTGAATTGGAAGATACGCCTTCGGTCCGCGGCATGATCCGCAAGGTCTCCCACATGGTGGAGATTGTTGAAGAGTAA
- the rplO gene encoding 50S ribosomal protein L15 has translation MKLNELSDNKGARKNRMRVGRGIGSGKGKTGGRGVKGQKSRSGVSGIRAYEGGQMPLYMRLPKRGFKKPNRLAFVEVNIGRLQTAIDAGKLDAAKKIDASVLEEAGVIRRAKAGIRLLGTGELKAKLEIEVAHASAGAKAAVEKAGGSVTLKGGE, from the coding sequence ATGAAACTCAACGAACTTTCAGATAATAAAGGCGCCCGTAAAAATCGGATGCGCGTTGGTCGCGGTATTGGTTCCGGTAAAGGAAAAACCGGTGGCCGCGGTGTTAAAGGCCAGAAATCACGCTCTGGCGTTTCCGGCATCCGCGCCTATGAAGGCGGTCAGATGCCGCTTTACATGCGCTTGCCGAAGCGTGGCTTTAAAAAGCCAAATCGCCTTGCTTTCGTTGAGGTCAATATTGGACGGCTGCAGACGGCTATCGATGCCGGCAAGCTAGACGCCGCCAAGAAAATTGACGCCTCCGTATTGGAAGAGGCCGGCGTTATCCGCCGCGCCAAGGCCGGCATCCGCCTTCTTGGCACTGGCGAGCTCAAAGCCAAGCTCGAGATCGAGGTGGCGCATGCTTCGGCGGGCGCAAAAGCAGCCGTTGAAAAGGCCGGCGGCTCCGTAACGCTTAAAGGCGGCGAATAA
- the secY gene encoding preprotein translocase subunit SecY — translation MTSAAEQFASNINLSSFAKAEELKKRLLFTLGALIVYRLGTFVPIPGINPQAFAQAFQSQQDGLMGTLNIFAGGAVERMAIFALNIMPYISASIIMQLMTAVIPSLEAIKKEGEQGRRQINQYTRYLTVFLATMQGYFIAISLSSNAGSGIPVVANPGPFFLVTTVVTLVGGVMFLLWLGEQITARGVGNGVSLIIFAGIVAELPRAIAGLLDQGRTGAGVGGGAILVIAALALALIAFVVFIERSQRRILVQYPRRQVGQKMTQGEKSHLPLKLNVSGVIPPIFASSLLLLPATAAGAVGDGSPDWLQNLTYLFAPQRPAYIALYAFLIIGFTFIYTSVVFNVEDVADNLKKYGGFIQGYRPGSRTAEYLDFVLTRLTMIGAAYLTFVCILPEILKANYSQSIPVYIGGTSLLIVVSVTLDTVSQIQGHLVAQQYESLIKKSKLRGSRR, via the coding sequence ATGACATCAGCAGCGGAACAGTTTGCCTCGAATATCAATCTGTCTTCCTTCGCGAAGGCGGAAGAATTGAAAAAACGCCTGCTGTTCACGCTTGGCGCATTGATTGTCTATCGTTTGGGCACGTTTGTCCCAATCCCTGGAATTAACCCGCAAGCCTTTGCGCAGGCGTTTCAAAGCCAGCAAGACGGCTTGATGGGGACGCTGAACATTTTCGCCGGCGGCGCGGTTGAGCGGATGGCGATTTTCGCGCTCAACATCATGCCTTACATTTCCGCATCGATCATCATGCAGTTGATGACGGCTGTTATCCCGTCGCTTGAAGCGATCAAGAAAGAAGGCGAGCAGGGACGCCGTCAGATCAATCAGTACACAAGATATCTCACCGTATTTCTTGCAACGATGCAGGGCTATTTTATCGCCATCAGCCTTTCGTCGAATGCGGGCAGCGGCATTCCGGTGGTGGCCAATCCCGGACCGTTCTTCCTGGTGACGACGGTTGTGACGCTTGTTGGCGGCGTCATGTTCCTCTTGTGGCTTGGCGAACAGATCACGGCGCGCGGCGTCGGCAACGGCGTATCGCTGATCATCTTTGCCGGCATTGTCGCAGAATTGCCGCGTGCGATTGCCGGTCTTCTCGATCAGGGCCGGACCGGGGCCGGCGTTGGCGGCGGCGCTATTCTTGTTATCGCTGCTCTGGCGCTGGCGCTCATTGCGTTTGTTGTTTTCATCGAACGGTCTCAACGGCGGATCCTTGTTCAGTATCCGCGCCGACAGGTCGGTCAGAAGATGACGCAAGGTGAGAAATCGCACCTGCCGCTTAAGTTGAACGTATCCGGCGTTATTCCGCCGATCTTTGCTTCGTCGCTTTTATTGTTGCCTGCCACGGCCGCTGGCGCCGTTGGCGATGGCTCGCCGGACTGGCTGCAGAATTTGACCTATCTCTTTGCGCCGCAACGGCCTGCCTATATCGCGCTTTATGCGTTCCTGATTATCGGCTTTACGTTCATCTACACGTCCGTCGTCTTCAACGTTGAAGACGTTGCCGATAATCTGAAAAAATATGGCGGGTTCATTCAGGGATACCGCCCGGGTTCCCGAACGGCCGAGTATCTCGATTTCGTGCTGACGCGCCTGACTATGATTGGCGCGGCCTATTTGACCTTTGTCTGTATTCTGCCGGAAATTCTCAAAGCCAATTACAGTCAATCGATACCGGTTTACATAGGGGGCACGTCGCTGCTCATTGTGGTCTCGGTGACGCTCGATACGGTCTCGCAGATTCAAGGGCACCTGGTCGCCCAGCAATATGAGAGCCTGATCAAGAAGTCGAAATTGCGCGGGAGCAGGCGATGA
- a CDS encoding adenylate kinase, translating to MIVIFLGPPGAGKGTQAAHIVERYKIPQLSTGDMLRAAVAAKTPVGVKAKEVMDAGNLVSDEIVGAIVSDRIEEPDCARGFLLDGFPRTLVQAEMLDEILAKKGLSVNAVIELKVDEAALLDRLRNRIEETKARGEEVRADDNEETFAKRLGVYSEQTAPLIPYYEKQGKLRAVDGMGTVEDVSAALDAILDPISA from the coding sequence ATGATCGTCATCTTCCTCGGTCCTCCCGGCGCGGGAAAGGGCACGCAGGCGGCACATATCGTCGAACGCTACAAGATTCCTCAATTGTCCACTGGCGACATGTTGAGGGCGGCCGTGGCGGCGAAAACGCCTGTTGGCGTCAAAGCCAAGGAAGTGATGGACGCCGGCAATCTGGTGTCTGATGAAATTGTCGGCGCCATCGTCTCTGACCGGATCGAAGAGCCCGATTGCGCCAGGGGCTTCCTTCTGGACGGCTTTCCGCGGACCCTGGTTCAGGCGGAAATGCTGGACGAGATTCTGGCGAAAAAAGGCCTCTCCGTGAATGCGGTGATTGAGCTGAAAGTGGACGAGGCGGCGCTGCTCGATCGCCTCCGCAACCGCATTGAAGAGACCAAGGCGCGCGGCGAGGAAGTGCGCGCCGATGACAATGAAGAGACCTTCGCGAAGCGCCTCGGCGTTTACAGCGAGCAGACGGCTCCCCTGATCCCGTATTACGAGAAACAGGGGAAATTACGCGCCGTGGACGGCATGGGGACAGTCGAAGACGTCTCGGCCGCGCTCGACGCGATTTTAGACCCGATTTCGGCCTAA
- the rpsM gene encoding 30S ribosomal protein S13 yields the protein MARIAGVNIPTNKRVTIALRYIHGIGPAKAAEICEKAGITPERRVNELSDSEVLQIRETIDSDYMVEGDLRRDVAVNIKRLMDQGCYRGLRHRRGLPVRGQRTHTNARTRKGPAKPIAGKKK from the coding sequence GTGGCCCGTATTGCAGGCGTCAACATTCCGACGAACAAGCGCGTAACCATCGCGCTGCGTTACATTCACGGCATTGGCCCAGCCAAAGCTGCTGAAATTTGTGAAAAAGCAGGCATCACGCCAGAGCGGCGGGTGAATGAACTGTCTGACTCTGAAGTCTTGCAGATCCGCGAGACGATCGACAGCGATTATATGGTGGAAGGTGATCTTCGCCGTGACGTCGCCGTCAACATCAAGCGTTTAATGGACCAGGGTTGCTATCGCGGACTTCGTCATCGTCGCGGGCTTCCGGTTCGTGGACAGCGTACACATACCAATGCACGTACGCGCAAAGGTCCAGCCAAGCCGATCGCCGGCAAAAAGAAATAA
- the rpsK gene encoding 30S ribosomal protein S11 → MAKQAAATRVKRRERKNISTGVVHVNASFNNTMVTISDEQGNAIAWSSAGGMGFKGSRKSTPYAAQLAAEDAAKKAMEHGLQTVSVEVRGPGSGRESALRALQSAGLTVTIIRDVTPIPHNGCRPRKRRRV, encoded by the coding sequence ATGGCGAAACAAGCTGCTGCTACGCGCGTTAAGCGCCGCGAACGCAAAAACATCTCCACCGGCGTTGTTCACGTGAACGCGTCGTTCAACAACACCATGGTGACGATATCTGACGAGCAGGGCAATGCGATTGCATGGTCGTCCGCTGGCGGCATGGGTTTTAAAGGCTCACGCAAATCGACCCCATACGCTGCGCAGCTTGCTGCAGAAGACGCAGCCAAGAAAGCCATGGAACACGGGCTTCAGACGGTGAGCGTTGAAGTGCGCGGTCCGGGTTCTGGCCGTGAAAGCGCGTTGCGCGCGCTGCAGTCGGCAGGCCTCACCGTAACGATTATTCGAGACGTCACGCCAATCCCTCACAATGGCTGCCGTCCGCGTAAACGCCGCCGCGTTTAA